The sequence TAGCAGCCCATCCAACCGATTTTAATTCCTTAAATCTGGTTGTCAAACCAATGCTTGCAAAACAGAATATAAAGGTCCATGTTCTAAGAGAAGAAATAGGCGCTATTAAGTTGGGGCTAACATTTTTGGTAAATTCTGCAGATGAATAACCTGATGTGATTATAGTCATTATTATAGATGCCACAAAAAACCCTATTACGAACTTCGGGAAACGCCACCATATCTCCATTGGGGAAGGAGCTACTCCACATTCTTCCTTTTCCCACTTCAAACATGCTATAAGCGCAAAAATAAATGACCATATTCCTATCCATATATCTCTGCCTATAACCTTCATTAATGTAAATGCATGAAGAGCAGCACTTTCATTCCCAACCATATGACCGTAAGAAACAGCTGCCGCAAAGCCTGCTGCATCGGCAAATTCAGAAGTTCCAATCCAGGCACCAGCAACGCCAGCAGGCAAACCAAGGGCCTTTGATACAAATGGGAGCACAATAATCATTATTAATGCAGCGATAACAACCAGGGTAACTGTAGAGTAAAGATGTTCTTTTTTAGCACCAACCGCACTAGCACCAGCCATAGCAGCCGAAACACCGCATATCGCACCGCCCATACCTAAAATTGTTGCAAATCTCTTGTCGAGCTTAAAATACTTTGTGCCGACAAAGAATATAGTTAAACAGGTAATCACAGAAATTATTGTTGCTTGAGTAATAGCAACAGGGCCAGCAGAAATAATAAGAATAATTGGAAAGGTAGCACCAAGAAGAACTATACCTGTTTTAATGTAATACTCCACTCTAAATCCATCATCTAACCAAGAGGGGATAGGAAAAACATTTGCTATAATAAGCCCTAAAACAAGAGCAACTAACGGAGGTTCAAGATTAAAATATTGCGCATATTTCCAACCGCCAATAGCGAAAATTACAATAGAAAAGATATAAAGAAGAGTAAACGACGGTATAAACCTAGAAGGTTTAACTCCCATAATTGCTGTAGAAATTGAGAAAAAAACCAACCAGAAAAGATATTGCATGATGTATTGTGGTGCATTTGCTCCGAGATGAGCGAAAACCTGTCCTATATTATCCCATTTTAGCGCCCCTGGATTGATAGAAATTGCTTTTATAAATGAACTTCCTGAAGCAAAGGCAAAATAGGCAGCTAAAACAATAAAGAGACCTAGCCAAATAGCCCACCAATCTTCTTT comes from Thermodesulfobium acidiphilum and encodes:
- a CDS encoding YeiH family protein, producing MPNENEEIVQSAPPKSRWADLYLKEDWWAIWLGLFIVLAAYFAFASGSSFIKAISINPGALKWDNIGQVFAHLGANAPQYIMQYLFWLVFFSISTAIMGVKPSRFIPSFTLLYIFSIVIFAIGGWKYAQYFNLEPPLVALVLGLIIANVFPIPSWLDDGFRVEYYIKTGIVLLGATFPIILIISAGPVAITQATIISVITCLTIFFVGTKYFKLDKRFATILGMGGAICGVSAAMAGASAVGAKKEHLYSTVTLVVIAALIMIIVLPFVSKALGLPAGVAGAWIGTSEFADAAGFAAAVSYGHMVGNESAALHAFTLMKVIGRDIWIGIWSFIFALIACLKWEKEECGVAPSPMEIWWRFPKFVIGFFVASIIMTIITSGYSSAEFTKNVSPNLIAPISSLRTWTFIFCFASIGLTTRFKELKSVGWAATAAFSIGVLVNVFLGWFMSTQVFYGFWSALK